From the genome of Leguminivora glycinivorella isolate SPB_JAAS2020 chromosome Z, LegGlyc_1.1, whole genome shotgun sequence, one region includes:
- the LOC125241213 gene encoding proton-coupled amino acid transporter-like protein CG1139 isoform X2 yields MPQAFARSGLITGIISTIIVGALCTYCLHVLVRSQYDLCKRLRVPLLTYPESMSAALTRGPPALRALARPSALAVDIFLVVYQLGICCVYIVFIAENIKAMVDDYYVMDVKIHMVIILGPLIAFNCIPNLKILAPFSTLANLITFVGLGIVLYFLLGTEKKSQTPLDLWGSYKTYPLFFGTILFALTAVGVVIALENNMKTPKSFGKPFGVLNVGMTFIVLLYIAVGAIGYVFCVEKCSDSVTLDLPQNSWVAMSVKAMFAVAIFISYGLQCYVPVDVVWSGYLRPRLLQSHASQPKLVASEYALRIALCLLTFVFAVSIPRLGLFISLFGALCLSALGICFPAMMEMCLSWADAGATGRGRMRRLKDWLLFIFGIVGLVVGTATALLAIVESFM; encoded by the exons ATGCCGCAGGCGTTCGCGCGCTCCGGTCTCATCACCGGCATCATTTCCACCATCATCGTCGGCGCACTCTGCACTTACTGCTTACATGTTCTG GTGCGTTCCCAATACGACCTGTGCAAGCGGCTGCGGGTGCCGCTCCTAACATACCCGGAGTCGATGTCGGCCGCGCTCACGCGGGGCCCGCCCGCGCTCCGCGCGCTGGCTCGCCCTTCGGCCCTCGCCGTCGACATATTCCTCGTGGTCTACCAGCTTGGGATCTGCTGCGTCTATATTGTCTTCATCGCGGAAAATATCAAAGCG ATGGTCGATGATTATTACGTGATGGATGTGAAAATCCACATGGTTATCATCCTGGGACCGCTGATTGCATTCAACTGTATCCCGAACTTGAAGATTCTGGCGCCGTTTTCGACCCTCGCAAATCTGATCACTTTTGTCGGCCTCGGCATCGTGTTGTACTTCTTGCTGGGGACTGAGAAGAAGTCACAGACTCCTTTAGACCTCTGGGGGTCCTATAAGACATACCCTTTGTTTTTCGGGACCATTCTGTTCGCTCTTACGGCTGTGGGGGtt GTGATCGCACTTGAGAACAACATGAAGACGCCCAAATCGTTTGGCAAGCCGTTCGGCGTGCTGAACGTCGGCATGACGTTCATAGTGCTGCTGTACATCGCCGTCGGCGCCATCGGCTATGTATTCTGCGTTGAGAAGTGCAGCGACTCCGTCACGCTCGATCTCCCTCAGAACTCATG GGTCGCAATGAGCGTGAAAGCGATGTTCGCGGTGGCCATTTTCATCAGCTACGGGCTGCAGTGCTACGTGCCCGTGGACGTGGTGTGGAGCGGGTACCTGCGCCCGCGCCTGCTGCAGTCGCACGCGTCGCAGCCCAAACTTGTCGCGTCTGAATACGCTCTCCGGATCGCCCTGTGCCTTCTCACGT tTGTGTTTGCGGTGTCTATCCCGCGCCTCGGGTTGTTCATCTCGTTGTTCGGCGCACTGTGTTTGTCGGCGCTGGGCATCTGCTTCCCGGCAATGATGGAGATGTGCTTGTCGTGGGCCGACGCCGGCGCCACGGGCCGCGGCCGCATGCGCCGCCTCAAGGACTGGCTGCTGTTCATCTTCGGCATCGTCGGCCTGGTTGTCGGCACGGCCACGGCGCTGCTCGCCATTGTGGAATCCTTCATGTAG
- the LOC125241213 gene encoding proton-coupled amino acid transporter-like protein CG1139 isoform X1, with translation MEEKTETVHLQPVAEPAKDGVPASFADDEDYDPHEHRQVNRPTNDFETLVHLLKCSLGTGILAMPQAFARSGLITGIISTIIVGALCTYCLHVLVRSQYDLCKRLRVPLLTYPESMSAALTRGPPALRALARPSALAVDIFLVVYQLGICCVYIVFIAENIKAMVDDYYVMDVKIHMVIILGPLIAFNCIPNLKILAPFSTLANLITFVGLGIVLYFLLGTEKKSQTPLDLWGSYKTYPLFFGTILFALTAVGVVIALENNMKTPKSFGKPFGVLNVGMTFIVLLYIAVGAIGYVFCVEKCSDSVTLDLPQNSWVAMSVKAMFAVAIFISYGLQCYVPVDVVWSGYLRPRLLQSHASQPKLVASEYALRIALCLLTFVFAVSIPRLGLFISLFGALCLSALGICFPAMMEMCLSWADAGATGRGRMRRLKDWLLFIFGIVGLVVGTATALLAIVESFM, from the exons ATGGAGGAGAAGACGGAAACCGTACATTTGCAGCCAGTAGCCGAGCCAGCCAA AGATGGCGTCCCCGCCAGTTTTGCTGACGACGAGGACTATGATCCGCACGAGCACCGACAAGTCAACAGGCCCACAAA TGATTTCGAAACGCTGGTTCACCTGCTGAAGTGCAGCTTGGGCACGGGCATCCTCGCCATGCCGCAGGCGTTCGCGCGCTCCGGTCTCATCACCGGCATCATTTCCACCATCATCGTCGGCGCACTCTGCACTTACTGCTTACATGTTCTG GTGCGTTCCCAATACGACCTGTGCAAGCGGCTGCGGGTGCCGCTCCTAACATACCCGGAGTCGATGTCGGCCGCGCTCACGCGGGGCCCGCCCGCGCTCCGCGCGCTGGCTCGCCCTTCGGCCCTCGCCGTCGACATATTCCTCGTGGTCTACCAGCTTGGGATCTGCTGCGTCTATATTGTCTTCATCGCGGAAAATATCAAAGCG ATGGTCGATGATTATTACGTGATGGATGTGAAAATCCACATGGTTATCATCCTGGGACCGCTGATTGCATTCAACTGTATCCCGAACTTGAAGATTCTGGCGCCGTTTTCGACCCTCGCAAATCTGATCACTTTTGTCGGCCTCGGCATCGTGTTGTACTTCTTGCTGGGGACTGAGAAGAAGTCACAGACTCCTTTAGACCTCTGGGGGTCCTATAAGACATACCCTTTGTTTTTCGGGACCATTCTGTTCGCTCTTACGGCTGTGGGGGtt GTGATCGCACTTGAGAACAACATGAAGACGCCCAAATCGTTTGGCAAGCCGTTCGGCGTGCTGAACGTCGGCATGACGTTCATAGTGCTGCTGTACATCGCCGTCGGCGCCATCGGCTATGTATTCTGCGTTGAGAAGTGCAGCGACTCCGTCACGCTCGATCTCCCTCAGAACTCATG GGTCGCAATGAGCGTGAAAGCGATGTTCGCGGTGGCCATTTTCATCAGCTACGGGCTGCAGTGCTACGTGCCCGTGGACGTGGTGTGGAGCGGGTACCTGCGCCCGCGCCTGCTGCAGTCGCACGCGTCGCAGCCCAAACTTGTCGCGTCTGAATACGCTCTCCGGATCGCCCTGTGCCTTCTCACGT tTGTGTTTGCGGTGTCTATCCCGCGCCTCGGGTTGTTCATCTCGTTGTTCGGCGCACTGTGTTTGTCGGCGCTGGGCATCTGCTTCCCGGCAATGATGGAGATGTGCTTGTCGTGGGCCGACGCCGGCGCCACGGGCCGCGGCCGCATGCGCCGCCTCAAGGACTGGCTGCTGTTCATCTTCGGCATCGTCGGCCTGGTTGTCGGCACGGCCACGGCGCTGCTCGCCATTGTGGAATCCTTCATGTAG